The genomic region TTGCGACCTTCCCGAACGATATTTCTACGCCGGAAATCAATATCCATGTGACCGAAGAGAGCAAATTCAGCATCATTGATGCACTGCACGACGCACAGTGGGGCGCAGGCGCTGACCTGACCACCATCGACGGCGTGCGAGTCGATTACGCCAAAGGCTGGGGCCTGGTGCGCGCCTCCAACACCACACCGGTGCTGGTGCTGCGCTTCGAGGCCGATGACGAGGCTGAATTACAGCGCATCAAGGACGTGTTCCACGCCCAATTGAAACGCGTTGCACCTGATCTCCAACTACCGTTCTGATCCACCCGGAGCCCTGAATGACCCTCGAACGCGATGCCGCCGCCAACACTGCCAAGGTCCTGTCCGAAGCGCTGCCTTACATCCGACGCTATGTCGGCAAGACCCTGGTGATCAAATACGGCGGCAACGCGATGGAAAGCGAGGAGCTGAAAACCGGCTTCGCCCGCGACATCGTGCTGATGAAAGCCGTGGGCATCAATCCGGTGGTCGTGCACGGCGGCGGCCCGCAGATCGGTGATCTGCTCAAGCGCCTGTCGATCGAAAGCCACTTCGTCGATGGCATGCGTGTTACCGACGCAGCAACCATGGACGTCGTGGAAATGGTCCTCGGCGGCCAGGTCAACAAAAGCATCGTCAACCTGATCAACCGCCATGGCGGCAGCGCCATCGGCCTGACCGGTAAAGATGCCGGGCTGATTCGTGCGAAGAAACTGACCGTCACCCGCCAGACACCGGAGATGACCCAGCCGGAAATCATCGACATCGGTCAGGTGGGCGAAGTGGTCGGGATCAACACCGAACTGCTGAACCTGCTGGTCAAAGGCAACTTTATTCCGGTGATTGCGCCGATTGGCGTGGGTGAGAACGGCGAGTCGTACAACATCAACGCGGATCTGGTGGCCGGTAAAGTCGCCGAGGCGCTGAAAGCCGAGAAGCTGATGCTGCTGACCAACATCGCCGGCCTGATGGACAAGTCGGGCACCGTACTGACCGGCCTGAGCACCCAGCAGGTCGACGACCTGATCGCCGACGGCACTATCTACGGCGGCATGCTGCCGAAGATCCGTTGCGCGCTGGAAGCGGTACAGGGCGGCGTGGGCAGCTCGCTGATCATCGACGGTCGCGTGCCGAACGCGATCCTGCTGGAAATCTTCACCGACACCGGTGTGGGCACGCTGATCAGCAATCGCAAGCGTCCGTAAGCGAAAGCGCAAATAAAAAGACCCCGCTCAGCCTGACTGAGCGGGGTCTTTTTTTGCCGGTAATTCCTGTGGGAGCGAGCCTGCTCGCGAAAGCGGTCTCTGCATCACATCAATGTTGAATGTGAAGCCCTCTTCGCGAGCAGGCTCGCTCCCACAGTGCTCTGCGGTTAAACGCCGAACTGCGCGCGATAGGCTTCCACGGCGGGCAGGTGTTGCTTGAGCTGCGGATCATCGGCGAGGAATTCCAGCACCTGATTCAGCGAAACAATGCTGATCACCGGAATACCGAAGTCACGCTCGACTTCCTGGATCGCCGACAACTCGCCGTTACCACGCTCCTGACGGTTCAGTGCGATCAGCACGCCGGCAGCCTTGGCGCCGTCCTGGGAAGCGATGATCTGCATCACTTCGCGGATTGCGGTACCGGCGGTAATCACGTCGTCGATGATCAGCACGTCGCCGGTCAGCGGGGCACCGACCAGACTGCCGCCTTCGCCGTGGGCCTTGGCTTCCTTGCGGTTGAAGCACCATGGCAGGTCACGGTCGTGATGCTCGGCCAGCGCGACGGCGGTAGTGGCCGCCAGCGGGATGCCTTTGTAGGCCGGGCCAAACAGAACGTCGAAGGGAATACCGCTTTCAGCGATGGCTGCCGCGTAGAAACGCCCCAGCTGCGCGAGGGCCGAACCCGAGTTGAACAGGCCGGCGTTGAAGAAGTAAGGACTGGTGCGCCCGGACTTCAGGGTGAACTCACCGAAGCGCAAAACGCCGCGATCGATGGCAAAACGAATGAAATCGCGCTGATACGCTTGCATGAAAAAAACCCCAAATACCACGGATTTAGCTAATTAGCTTGACGCCGTGTATCATACACGCACGCGATTTTTGGGGCCATTTATGCGGATCATCAGTGTGAACGTCAATGGTATTCAGGCTGCAGTCGAGCGTGGTTTGCTCAGTTGGCTGCAAGCACAGAATGCCGACGTCATCTGCCTGCAGGACACCCGTGCCTCCGCCTTTGAACTGGATGACCCAGCCTTCCAACTGGATGGCTACTTCCTTTATGCCTGCGATGCTGAAGTCCCTGCCCAAGGCGGCGTGGCTTTGTACTCGCGGTTGCAACCGAAGGCTGTCATCAGCGGTCTCGGTTTCGAGACGGCCGACCGCTACGGGCGCTACCTGCAAGCAGATTTCGACAAAGTCAGTATTGCCACCTTGCTGCTCCCTTCGGGGATGAACGGCGATGAAGACTTGAACCAGAAGTTCAAGCTCATGGACGACTTCGGCAAGTACCTGGACAAACAGCGACGCAAACGTCGCGAGTACATTTATTGTGGCTCGCTGTACGTGGCGCAGCAGAAGCTCGACATCAAGAACTGGCGCGACAGCCAGCAATCCCCGGGCTTCCTGGCGCCTGAACGCGCCTGGATGGACGAGATTGTCGGCAACATGGGCTATGTCGATGCCCTGCGCGAAGTGAGCCGCGAAGGCGACCAGTACAGTTGGTGGCCGGACAACGAACAGGCCGAGATGCTCAATCTGGGCTGGCGCTTCGACTACCAGATCCTGACTCCAGGGCTGCGACGCTTCGTACGCAGCGCACGCCTGCCACGTCAGCCGCGGTTCTCGCAGCACGCGCCGCTGATTGTCGACTACGACTGGACGCTGACCATCTAAGCGACGTTTCGCCGTACAAAAAATGCCCGTATCGCAAGATACGGGCATTTTTTATGCCTGCGCTCAAGGCGGAATCGAACTCAGACGGCGGCGAAGAACGGCAACATCAAGTACAGCTTGATCACGACGACATTGATAATGTCGATGAAGAACGCCCCGACCATCGGCACCACCAGAAACGCGATCTGCGAGGGGCCGTAGCGCTGCGTCACGGCCTGCATGTTGGCAATGGCCGTCGGCGTGGCGCCCAGGCCAAAACCGCAATGCCCTGCCGCCAGCACGGCCGCATCGTAGTTGCGGCCCATCACCCGGAACGTCACGAAGATCGCAAACAGCGCCATGACCAGTGCCTGCACCGCCAGAATGATGAAGATCGGTAACGCCAGTGCGGCCAGATCCCACAACTTGAGCGACATCAGGGCGATCGCCAGAAACAGCGACAGGCTGACATTGCCCAGTACCGAGACCTCACGCTCAAACACCTGATACAAGCCCAACGCTGAAAGACCGTTGCGCAACACCACGCCTACAAACAGGACGCAAACAAACGTCGGCAACTCGAATGCAGTCCCGTGCAGCAGCCCATTCAACAGATTGCCCGCCAGCAGGCTGACTGCAATCAGCGCCAGGGTTTCGACAAACGAAAAGGGCGTGATCGAGCGCTCCTTGTTCGGCTGCTCGAAACCTTTTGGCAATCGTGGCGCGTCCTGCTGATTGCAACCCGGCACTTCCACACGCTTGATGAGCAACCGCGCCACCGGCCCGCCGATCAAACCACCCAGCACCAGACCAAACGTCGCGGAAGCCATCGCCAGTTCGGACGCTGAGGCCAGACCGTACTTCTCGCTGAATACCGTGCCCCAAGCAGCGCCGGTTCCATGACCGCCCGCCAGGGTGATCGATCCGGTTAGCAGCCCCATCAATGGATCGAGCCCGAGCATTTTTGCCAACCCGATCCCCATCGCATTCTGCACCACCAACAGCCCGGTGACCGCCAGGAGAAATATCCCCACTATCCGACCACCTTTCTTCAGACTGGCGAAGTCTGCGCTTAAACCGATGGTGGCAAAAAAGGCCAGCATCAAAGGTGTCTGCAGGGAAGTATCGAAACGAACTTCAACATCGAACGTTCGCAGCAGCAACAACAGCAAGGCAACTACCAGCCCACCCGCTACAGGTTCAGGGATATTGTAACTGCGCATGAAACCAACACGCCTAACTAGCCCGCGCCCTAGCAGAAGTACTAAGGACGCGGCCACAAGTGTTCCGTAAAAATCGAGCTGAATCATTGGGATTATTCTTGGCTATATATTCAGAGGCGCGCTTTTTACCTGCACCCGCCTCATGAACCGGCTGATTGTCTCAACACTGATTACTGTGGAATTCAAGAGCCTTCGTTGGCTTGAATATATCTTAATATTTCAGAAGAAATATTAGCCCGGCAACTTTAACAATCGCCATCTGTGATTCCAATGATATGAACCAGAACCAAGCCACTGCAGTTGTGACAAAAAGTGTAATTACGCCATTGATATAAAATGTTACTTGCCACTCATCGCAACAAGATTATCCCTACATACCGAAGAGATAACTTTATGGTCGAAAATAAAAATGCCCTGACATCTCAGGGCATTTTTTAAACTGGGCGAGCTTTTATTTGATCAACCGCCAGGTAAACGGATATCGGTACGGGAAGCCTTCATTAGCCTTCACCCCCGCAATGATCGTCAAAACCAGTGCGCCGATAGCCAGTATTCCCAACAGAAAGAAACCGATGATCAACACCATCAACAGAAAGCAGATCAACGATGCGATGGCGACGGTAATCTGAAAATTCAGCGCCTCTTTACCTTGAGCATCGATGAACGGGTCCGTTTCGCGCTTCATCTGCCAGAGGATCAACGGTCCGATCAGATTGCCGAACGGAATCCAGATCCCCAGCAAGGCGGACAAGTGACAAAACATCGCCCATTGGCGAACCTCTTGGCTCGGTTTGGGCAGCAACTCTTGCTCGTCACTCATCGCGTCCTCCTTGCGGTTATCAACCTGCTCAGTCGGCCAGTGCAGCCTTTTGCAGTTCGAAGATTTCGTTCATGCCCTGCTTGGCCAGCTCCAGCATGGCGTTCAAGTCTTCAGGCTGGAACGGCGCGCCTTCGGCGGTGCCCTGCACTTCGATGAAACCACCGGTGCTGGTCATCACTACGTTGAGGTCAGTCTCGGCAGCAGAATCTTCAAGATAGTCCAGATCCAGCACGGCCTCGCCCTGATACATACCGACCGACACGGCACCAATCATCTGCTTGAGCGGATCGCCGCCCTTCAGGCCACCACGCTTCTTGATCACTTTCAATGCATCAACCAGCGCAACCATAGCGCCGGTGATCGAAGCGGTGCGAGTACCACCGTCAGCCTGGATCACGTCGCAGTCGACGTACAGGGTCACGTCGCCCAGCTTGGACATGTCCAGCGCCGCGCGCAGGGAACGACCGATCAGACGCTGGATTTCCAGGGTGCGACCGCCCTGCTTGCCACGGCTCGCTTCACGCTGGTTACGCTCGCCAGTGGCGCGCGGCAGCATGCCGTATTCGGCAGTCAACCAGCCTTGGCCCTGTCCCTTGAGGAAACGCGGCACGCCGTTTTCGACGCTGACGGTGCAGATGACTTTGGTATCACCGAATTCGACCAGTACGGATCCCTCGGCGTGTTTGGTGTAGTTGCGGGTAATGCGGATCGAGCGGAGCTGATCGGCAGCGCGACCACTTGGACGTTTCATAGGGAATACCTGTACTGGGGACGGAAAACTGCCGAGCATTATAGAGCGCTGTACCGCGCCTGGGCACTCGTTAAAAAATCCGGGCGACGATCAAAGCCCCTGAAACACCGATTACCGACGGGCTGCAGCCCTTTGTCACACCGTGTGTTTGGGCGCATTCGCCGCACTGCGCTACAATCCTGCGCCTTTGCTGCCAGTCGGCTTAAATTCATTGATATCGAGCCTGCGGAACATCCTGCTGCGCCGATCTGCATTGCGAGGTCACCGCCATGGTGCACAGCATGACCGCCTTCGCCCGCGTCGAAAAAGCCGGCGCACAGGGCACCCTGAGCTGGGAGCTGCGCTCGGTCAACAGCCGCTATCTGGAGCCCCACCTGCGCCTGCCGGAGTCGTTTCGCGACCTCGAAGGCGCGGTACGTGAAGCGCTGCGTCAGGGCCTGTCGCGAGGCAAACTCGAATGCACCCTGCGTTTCACCGAAGAAAGCACCGGCAAAACACTGCAAATCGATCGCGAGCGCGCCGCGCAGTTGGTCGCCGCCGCTGAGACGGTCGCTGGTCTGATCAAGAATCCTGCCGCATTGAATCCGCTGGAAGTGCTGGCCTGGCCCGGCGTGCTGGTAGGCGATGCGACCGACCCGCAGGCGCTGAATGCCGACGCGCTGACCCTGTTCAATCAAGGCCTGAAAGAGCTGAAGGCTGGCCGCGAGCGCGAAGGCGCGGAGCTGGCACGCCTGATCAACGAGCGCCTGACCTCCATTGAAGAAGACGTGGTGACCCTGCGTGAACTGGTGCCGCAAATGCTTGCGACCCAGCGCCAGAAAGTCCTCGATCGCTTCGCCGACATGAAGGCCGAACTGGATCCGCAGCGTCTCGAACAGGAAATGGTCATCCTCGCGCAAAAGAGCGACGTGGCCGAAGAACTGGATCGCTTGAGCACCCACATCATCGAAGTGCGCCGGGTGCTCAAATCCGGTGGTGCCGCCGGTCGGCGCCTGGACTTCCTGATGCAGGAACTCAACCGCGAAGCCAACACACTGGGCTCCAAGGCCTTCGACCCGCGCAGCACCCAAGCCGCCGTCAACCTCAAGGTGTTGATCGAGCAGATGCGCGAACAAGTGCAGAATATTGAGTAAGGCTACCCCGACATGACCCACAGCACCGGCACCCTGTACATCATTTCCGCGCCATCGGGCGCGGGCAAGAGCAGCCTGGTCAAGGCCTTGACCGACGCCATACCGGAAATTCGCGTTTCGGTTTCCCACACCACCCGCGCCATGCGCCCGGGTGAAGTGGACGGCGTGAACTATCACTTCGTGACCCGCGAAGAGTTCGTGAAAATGGGCGAGCACGGCGACTTCCTCGAACGCGCCGAAGTCTTCGGCAACTTCTACGGCACCTCGCAAAGCCGCCTGCAGC from Pseudomonas tensinigenes harbors:
- the argB gene encoding acetylglutamate kinase, encoding MTLERDAAANTAKVLSEALPYIRRYVGKTLVIKYGGNAMESEELKTGFARDIVLMKAVGINPVVVHGGGPQIGDLLKRLSIESHFVDGMRVTDAATMDVVEMVLGGQVNKSIVNLINRHGGSAIGLTGKDAGLIRAKKLTVTRQTPEMTQPEIIDIGQVGEVVGINTELLNLLVKGNFIPVIAPIGVGENGESYNINADLVAGKVAEALKAEKLMLLTNIAGLMDKSGTVLTGLSTQQVDDLIADGTIYGGMLPKIRCALEAVQGGVGSSLIIDGRVPNAILLEIFTDTGVGTLISNRKRP
- the pyrE gene encoding orotate phosphoribosyltransferase — encoded protein: MQAYQRDFIRFAIDRGVLRFGEFTLKSGRTSPYFFNAGLFNSGSALAQLGRFYAAAIAESGIPFDVLFGPAYKGIPLAATTAVALAEHHDRDLPWCFNRKEAKAHGEGGSLVGAPLTGDVLIIDDVITAGTAIREVMQIIASQDGAKAAGVLIALNRQERGNGELSAIQEVERDFGIPVISIVSLNQVLEFLADDPQLKQHLPAVEAYRAQFGV
- a CDS encoding exodeoxyribonuclease III, encoding MRIISVNVNGIQAAVERGLLSWLQAQNADVICLQDTRASAFELDDPAFQLDGYFLYACDAEVPAQGGVALYSRLQPKAVISGLGFETADRYGRYLQADFDKVSIATLLLPSGMNGDEDLNQKFKLMDDFGKYLDKQRRKRREYIYCGSLYVAQQKLDIKNWRDSQQSPGFLAPERAWMDEIVGNMGYVDALREVSREGDQYSWWPDNEQAEMLNLGWRFDYQILTPGLRRFVRSARLPRQPRFSQHAPLIVDYDWTLTI
- the gltS gene encoding sodium/glutamate symporter, which translates into the protein MIQLDFYGTLVAASLVLLLGRGLVRRVGFMRSYNIPEPVAGGLVVALLLLLLRTFDVEVRFDTSLQTPLMLAFFATIGLSADFASLKKGGRIVGIFLLAVTGLLVVQNAMGIGLAKMLGLDPLMGLLTGSITLAGGHGTGAAWGTVFSEKYGLASASELAMASATFGLVLGGLIGGPVARLLIKRVEVPGCNQQDAPRLPKGFEQPNKERSITPFSFVETLALIAVSLLAGNLLNGLLHGTAFELPTFVCVLFVGVVLRNGLSALGLYQVFEREVSVLGNVSLSLFLAIALMSLKLWDLAALALPIFIILAVQALVMALFAIFVTFRVMGRNYDAAVLAAGHCGFGLGATPTAIANMQAVTQRYGPSQIAFLVVPMVGAFFIDIINVVVIKLYLMLPFFAAV
- a CDS encoding DUF4870 domain-containing protein; translated protein: MSDEQELLPKPSQEVRQWAMFCHLSALLGIWIPFGNLIGPLILWQMKRETDPFIDAQGKEALNFQITVAIASLICFLLMVLIIGFFLLGILAIGALVLTIIAGVKANEGFPYRYPFTWRLIK
- the rph gene encoding ribonuclease PH, coding for MKRPSGRAADQLRSIRITRNYTKHAEGSVLVEFGDTKVICTVSVENGVPRFLKGQGQGWLTAEYGMLPRATGERNQREASRGKQGGRTLEIQRLIGRSLRAALDMSKLGDVTLYVDCDVIQADGGTRTASITGAMVALVDALKVIKKRGGLKGGDPLKQMIGAVSVGMYQGEAVLDLDYLEDSAAETDLNVVMTSTGGFIEVQGTAEGAPFQPEDLNAMLELAKQGMNEIFELQKAALAD
- a CDS encoding YicC/YloC family endoribonuclease; the encoded protein is MVHSMTAFARVEKAGAQGTLSWELRSVNSRYLEPHLRLPESFRDLEGAVREALRQGLSRGKLECTLRFTEESTGKTLQIDRERAAQLVAAAETVAGLIKNPAALNPLEVLAWPGVLVGDATDPQALNADALTLFNQGLKELKAGREREGAELARLINERLTSIEEDVVTLRELVPQMLATQRQKVLDRFADMKAELDPQRLEQEMVILAQKSDVAEELDRLSTHIIEVRRVLKSGGAAGRRLDFLMQELNREANTLGSKAFDPRSTQAAVNLKVLIEQMREQVQNIE